In Paraburkholderia caribensis, a single window of DNA contains:
- a CDS encoding NAD(P)/FAD-dependent oxidoreductase yields MNMDSSMNASVDVAIVGAGPSGAVAAALLRKAGRSVLVLERQHFPRFSIGESLLPQSMAYLEEAGMLQAVVEAGFQYKNGAHFVYRDQSCAYDFRDKHSEGWGTTYQVERATFDDLLIRCAVQQGADVRFGHTVHAMKTGDAPVLDVSDEAGNAYRVQARFVLDASGFGRVLPRLLNLEAPTRMPTRAAIFTHVRDGIPVDAHDRNKITVAVHPEHRDVWYWMIPLANGRSSVGCVSEAAFLDLPEAEREGKLRALIQSEPTLNRLIGNAPFLMPVRHIGGYSANVERLHGPGFALLGNAGEFLDPVFSSGVTIALRSAHLAVGTLVRQFAGECVDWQSAYDVPLRKGIDTFRAFVERWYTGELQDIIFYPEQTPGIRRMISAVLAGYAWDETNPFVADPGRRLNALHEVCKV; encoded by the coding sequence ATGAATATGGATTCGTCGATGAATGCGTCGGTGGACGTGGCGATCGTCGGAGCGGGGCCGTCGGGTGCCGTTGCGGCGGCGCTGTTGCGCAAGGCGGGGCGTTCCGTGCTCGTGCTCGAGCGCCAGCACTTTCCGCGTTTCTCGATTGGCGAAAGCCTGTTGCCGCAGAGCATGGCTTACCTCGAAGAGGCGGGCATGCTTCAGGCCGTTGTCGAAGCGGGCTTTCAGTACAAGAACGGCGCGCACTTCGTGTATCGCGACCAGTCGTGCGCTTACGACTTTCGCGACAAGCATTCGGAAGGCTGGGGCACGACCTACCAGGTGGAGCGCGCGACGTTCGACGATCTGCTGATCCGCTGCGCGGTGCAGCAAGGTGCCGACGTGCGCTTTGGCCACACGGTGCACGCGATGAAGACGGGCGATGCGCCCGTGCTGGATGTATCTGACGAAGCGGGCAACGCGTATCGGGTGCAGGCGCGCTTCGTACTCGACGCCAGCGGCTTTGGGCGCGTGCTGCCGCGGTTGTTGAATCTCGAGGCGCCGACGCGCATGCCGACGCGTGCGGCCATCTTCACGCATGTGCGCGATGGCATTCCTGTCGACGCGCACGACCGCAACAAGATCACGGTGGCCGTGCATCCCGAGCATCGCGATGTGTGGTACTGGATGATTCCGTTGGCGAACGGGCGCTCGTCGGTGGGATGCGTGTCGGAGGCTGCGTTTCTCGATTTGCCCGAGGCCGAGCGTGAGGGGAAGCTGCGGGCGTTGATCCAGAGTGAGCCTACTTTGAATCGCCTGATCGGCAATGCGCCGTTTTTGATGCCTGTGCGGCATATTGGCGGGTATTCGGCGAATGTCGAGCGGCTGCATGGGCCGGGGTTTGCATTGCTCGGGAATGCGGGTGAGTTTTTGGACCCGGTGTTTTCATCGGGCGTGACGATTGCTTTGCGCTCCGCGCATCTTGCGGTTGGGACGCTTGTGCGTCAGTTTGCTGGCGAGTGTGTTGACTGGCAGTCTGCTTATGATGTTCCGCTGCGTAAGGGGATCGATACGTTTCGGGCTTTCGTCGAGCGCTGGTATACGGGCGAGTTGCAGGACATCATCTTCTATCCCGAACAGACGCCAGGGATTCGGCGCATGATCAGCGCCGTGCTGGCCGGGTATGCGTGGGATGAGACGAATCCTTTTGTTGCTGATCCTGGGCGTAGGTTGAATGCGTTGCATGAGGTGTGCAAGGTTTAG
- the guaD gene encoding guanine deaminase, which translates to MTQTAYRAQLLTFNGDPAQSSHAAVFNEDGLLIVEDGHVVAAGAYASVAAQLAPATQVIEMRDKLIVPGFIDTHIHYPQTDMIASPAPGLLPWLDTYTFPTERGFSDAGVAQDTARFFIDELLACGTTTALVYCTVHKQSADALFTEAQRRNVRMIGGKVLMDRNCPEFLRDTAQSGYDDSAELIARWHNKGRQMYALTPRFAPTSTQAQLEATGALAKLHPDVFIQSHVAENHDEVKWVASLFPGHRSYLDIYDHYGLLRPRAVYGHCIHLDAEDRRRMAETRAVAAHCPTSNLFLGSGLFDFDKAGESGMPVALATDVGGGTSFSMLQTMNEAHKVARLGGHHLTATRMFWLATAGAAEALDLADRVGTLRPRAEADFVVLDPKATPLLARRTARTESLEELLFAFALLGDDRAVFETYAAGQCVHRRDDGRQHVAGKARIAA; encoded by the coding sequence ATGACTCAAACAGCTTATCGCGCGCAACTGCTGACGTTCAACGGCGACCCTGCGCAATCGTCCCATGCTGCCGTGTTCAACGAAGACGGCCTTCTGATCGTCGAAGACGGACATGTCGTCGCGGCGGGCGCGTATGCGTCCGTCGCTGCGCAGCTCGCGCCCGCCACGCAGGTGATCGAGATGCGCGACAAGCTGATCGTCCCCGGTTTCATCGATACGCACATTCATTATCCGCAGACGGACATGATCGCGTCGCCCGCGCCGGGGCTGTTGCCGTGGCTCGACACGTACACGTTCCCGACCGAGCGCGGTTTCAGCGACGCCGGCGTTGCGCAGGACACAGCGCGCTTTTTCATCGACGAACTGCTTGCGTGCGGCACGACGACGGCACTCGTTTACTGCACGGTGCACAAGCAATCGGCGGATGCCTTGTTTACTGAAGCGCAGCGGCGCAATGTGCGGATGATCGGCGGCAAGGTGCTGATGGACCGCAACTGCCCGGAGTTTCTGCGCGACACGGCGCAATCGGGCTATGACGACAGTGCCGAGCTGATTGCGCGCTGGCACAACAAGGGACGTCAGATGTACGCGCTGACCCCGCGTTTTGCTCCGACATCGACGCAAGCGCAACTCGAAGCGACGGGTGCGCTGGCGAAGCTGCATCCCGATGTGTTCATTCAGAGCCATGTTGCGGAGAATCATGACGAAGTGAAGTGGGTGGCGAGTCTTTTTCCTGGCCATCGCAGCTATCTCGACATCTACGATCACTATGGGCTGTTGCGCCCGCGTGCCGTGTATGGGCACTGTATTCATCTCGATGCTGAGGACCGCCGGCGGATGGCCGAGACGCGTGCCGTTGCGGCGCATTGCCCGACGTCGAATCTGTTTCTTGGAAGCGGCCTTTTTGATTTCGACAAGGCTGGGGAATCGGGTATGCCTGTAGCGCTGGCGACCGACGTCGGCGGGGGTACGTCGTTCTCCATGCTGCAGACCATGAATGAAGCGCATAAGGTTGCGCGGTTGGGTGGGCATCATTTGACCGCTACGCGGATGTTCTGGTTGGCTACTGCTGGCGCGGCAGAAGCGCTTGATCTTGCCGATCGGGTCGGGACGTTGAGGCCTCGGGCTGAGGCGGATTTTGTGGTGCTTGATCCTAAGGCTACGCCGTTGTTGGCGCGTAGGACTGCGCGGACTGAGTCGCTGGAGGAGCTGTTGTTTGCGTTTGCCCTGCTTGGGGATGATCGCGCTGTGTTTGAGACTTATGCCGCTGGGCAGTGTGTGCATCGGCGTGATGATGGCCGGCAGCATGTGGCTGGGAAAGCGCGTATCGCAGCTTGA
- a CDS encoding adenosine deaminase: MTTTTLSPLAHKTNGAPKAELHIHIEGSLEPELIFKLAERNGVKLAYDSIEALRAAYAFTDLQSFLDIYYAGASVLLKEEDFYDMTMAYVERALADNVVHTEIFFDPQTHTERGVPIATVVAGIERALAEAETRGLTSKLILCFLRHLSEEDALATFDEALPLFDQYKHRLIGVGLDSSERGHPPSKFERVFARARDKGLKLVAHAGEEGPPSYIYEALDLLKVDRVDHGVRSIEDPALVTRLADTRVALTVCPLSNLKLCVFDDLTKHTLKALLDKGVAVTVNSDDPAYFGGYVNENYLATIDALKLDDSEVYTIIRNSFEASFVTPAERDAMIARLDAHWRASA, translated from the coding sequence ATGACGACAACCACACTTTCCCCGCTAGCTCACAAGACGAACGGCGCACCGAAGGCCGAGCTGCACATTCATATTGAAGGCTCGCTCGAACCCGAATTGATCTTCAAGCTTGCCGAACGCAACGGCGTGAAGCTCGCGTACGACTCGATCGAAGCGCTGCGCGCCGCGTACGCGTTCACCGATCTGCAGTCGTTTCTCGACATCTACTATGCGGGCGCGAGCGTGCTGCTGAAGGAAGAAGACTTCTACGACATGACGATGGCCTACGTCGAGCGCGCGCTCGCGGACAACGTCGTGCATACGGAAATCTTCTTCGATCCGCAAACGCATACGGAACGCGGCGTGCCGATTGCGACCGTGGTCGCGGGCATCGAGCGTGCGCTGGCTGAAGCGGAAACACGCGGTCTGACGAGCAAGCTGATTCTGTGCTTCCTGCGGCACCTGTCGGAAGAAGATGCGCTGGCAACCTTCGACGAAGCGCTGCCGTTGTTCGACCAATACAAACACCGGCTGATCGGCGTCGGTCTCGATTCGTCGGAGCGCGGCCATCCGCCGTCGAAGTTCGAGCGCGTGTTCGCCAGGGCTCGCGACAAGGGCCTGAAGCTCGTCGCGCACGCGGGCGAAGAAGGCCCGCCGTCGTACATCTACGAAGCGCTCGACCTGCTGAAAGTGGACCGCGTCGATCATGGTGTGCGCAGCATCGAAGACCCGGCGCTCGTCACGCGGCTTGCCGACACGCGGGTCGCGCTGACGGTGTGCCCGCTGTCGAACCTGAAGCTGTGCGTGTTCGACGATCTGACCAAACACACATTGAAGGCGCTGCTCGACAAGGGCGTTGCCGTCACCGTGAATTCCGACGATCCCGCCTATTTCGGCGGCTACGTCAACGAAAACTACCTTGCGACGATCGATGCTCTCAAGCTCGACGACAGCGAGGTGTACACGATCATCCGCAACAGCTTCGAAGCGTCGTTCGTGACGCCTGCGGAGCGCGACGCGATGATCGCCAGACTCGATGCGCACTGGCGCGCATCCGCTTGA
- the xdhC gene encoding xanthine dehydrogenase accessory protein XdhC, with translation MHAWLTDLQQLLAHGDAVVLVTVARAEGSAPRDAGTKMIVTRDSARHTIGGGHLEWKAIESARRVLRDGMRAPNMRRLERFALGPSLGQCCGGAVVLAFERLDIGDLGWVTSLAKRVAAGQSTVRSVSFGPAPDAVMLSDPEPGVESADCLLWDGAGFDDSSALLTETIAPRDFPVVLFGAGHVGAALVRVLATLPCHVHWVDERDAQFPAPDTLGATNVTIEANDAPDEAIDKAAPHTYFIVMTHNHALDLDLAERILRRGDFAFFGMIGSHTKRKQFEHRLAARGFDPAAIARMKCPLGVDGIVDKSPEIIAISAAAQLLQAVEANAAHAAQTA, from the coding sequence ATGCATGCCTGGCTCACCGATCTGCAGCAACTGCTCGCGCATGGCGACGCCGTCGTGCTCGTGACGGTCGCTCGCGCCGAAGGTTCGGCGCCGCGCGATGCCGGCACGAAGATGATCGTCACGCGCGATTCCGCGCGCCATACGATCGGCGGCGGGCATCTCGAATGGAAAGCGATCGAAAGCGCGCGACGGGTGTTGCGCGACGGCATGCGCGCGCCGAACATGCGGCGGCTCGAACGCTTCGCACTCGGACCGAGCCTCGGCCAGTGCTGCGGCGGCGCTGTCGTGCTCGCGTTCGAGCGGCTCGACATCGGCGACCTCGGTTGGGTGACGTCGCTGGCCAAACGCGTGGCGGCAGGCCAATCGACAGTGCGTAGCGTATCATTCGGCCCCGCACCCGATGCGGTGATGCTGTCCGATCCGGAACCGGGCGTCGAAAGCGCCGACTGTCTGCTGTGGGACGGCGCGGGATTCGACGACAGCAGCGCGCTGCTCACCGAAACCATCGCGCCGCGCGACTTCCCGGTGGTACTGTTCGGCGCGGGGCACGTGGGCGCCGCGCTCGTGCGCGTGCTAGCAACGCTGCCCTGCCACGTGCACTGGGTCGACGAACGCGATGCGCAGTTCCCGGCGCCCGATACGCTCGGCGCGACGAACGTGACGATCGAAGCGAACGACGCACCCGACGAAGCGATCGACAAGGCTGCGCCGCACACGTACTTCATCGTGATGACGCACAACCACGCGCTCGATCTCGATCTGGCCGAGCGCATCCTGCGGCGCGGCGACTTCGCGTTCTTCGGCATGATCGGCTCGCATACCAAGCGCAAGCAGTTCGAGCACCGGCTTGCCGCGCGCGGGTTCGATCCTGCCGCGATTGCGCGGATGAAATGTCCGCTCGGCGTGGACGGCATCGTCGACAAGTCGCCGGAAATCATTGCGATTTCGGCGGCGGCGCAACTGCTGCAGGCTGTCGAGGCCAACGCGGCACACGCGGCGCAGACGGCCTGA
- the xdhB gene encoding xanthine dehydrogenase molybdopterin binding subunit, giving the protein MNKQTEAFVHHASLAAHDAQAAIGVPLPHESATLHVSGEATYTDDIPELAQTLHAALGLSRHAHARIVSLDLDAVRAAPGVVAVLSADDIPGENNCGPVLHDDPILADGEVLYLGQPVFIVVAQSHELARRAAALAKSDDVVRYEPLEAVLTAAEAKAKKQYVLPPLHLKRGAPAERIAQAPHRIAGTFEVGGQEQFYLEGQVAYAVPKEMDGMLVYSSTQHPSEMQHVVAHMFGWPTHSVMCECRRMGGGFGGKESQSALFACAASLAAHRLRRPVKLRADRDDDFMITGKRHDAIYEYEAGFDEDGRILGARVEIALRAGFSADLSGAVATRAVCHFDNAYYLSDVDIVALPCKTNTQSNTAFRGFGGPQGALVMEVMMDGIARELKRDPLEVRRANFYGIDTRNVTPYGQTVEDNVIAPLTDELIESSDYTARRAAIAAFNASSPVLKRGLAYSPVKFGISFNVPFLNQAGALVHVYKDGSALVNHGGTEMGQGLNTKVAQVVANAFGLPLSRVRVTATDTSKVANTSATAASTGSDLNGKAAEAAAHAIRERLAVLAAKELGGEAKDVTFENGEVRANGAAMPFAQLVGAAYLARIQLWSDGFYATPKVHWDAKTLTGHPFYYFAYGAAVSEVVIDTLTGEWKLVRADVLHDAGQSINPAIDLGQVEGAFIQGMGWLTTEELWWNRDGRLMTHAPSTYKIPAVSDTPAAFNVKLYHNPNAEPTVFRSKAVGEPPLLLPFSVFLAIRDAVAATAPDAPHAPALRAPATPEAILDAIDALNTSAPVATIAAVASPTSQEPAGAGTTA; this is encoded by the coding sequence ATGAACAAGCAGACGGAAGCCTTCGTTCATCACGCGTCGCTTGCCGCACACGACGCACAGGCTGCCATCGGCGTGCCGCTGCCGCATGAATCGGCGACGCTGCACGTGAGCGGCGAAGCGACCTACACCGACGACATCCCCGAGCTGGCGCAGACGCTGCATGCGGCGCTCGGCTTGTCGCGGCACGCACATGCGCGCATCGTGTCGCTCGATCTCGATGCCGTGCGCGCGGCACCCGGCGTCGTCGCCGTGCTGAGCGCCGACGACATTCCCGGCGAAAACAACTGCGGCCCCGTGCTGCACGACGACCCGATTCTCGCCGACGGCGAAGTGCTTTATCTCGGCCAGCCCGTCTTCATCGTCGTGGCGCAAAGCCATGAACTCGCGCGGCGCGCGGCGGCATTGGCGAAAAGCGACGACGTCGTGCGCTACGAGCCGCTCGAAGCCGTGCTTACTGCCGCCGAAGCGAAGGCGAAGAAGCAGTACGTGCTGCCGCCGCTGCATCTGAAGCGCGGTGCGCCTGCGGAGAGGATCGCGCAGGCACCGCACCGGATCGCAGGCACGTTCGAAGTCGGCGGCCAGGAGCAGTTCTATCTCGAAGGCCAGGTCGCGTATGCCGTGCCAAAGGAAATGGACGGCATGCTCGTCTATAGCTCGACGCAGCATCCGAGCGAGATGCAGCACGTGGTCGCGCATATGTTCGGCTGGCCGACGCATAGCGTGATGTGCGAATGCCGGCGCATGGGCGGCGGCTTCGGGGGCAAGGAATCGCAGTCGGCGCTGTTTGCGTGCGCGGCGTCGCTGGCCGCGCACCGCTTGCGTCGCCCCGTGAAACTGCGCGCCGATCGCGACGACGACTTCATGATCACGGGCAAGCGTCACGACGCGATCTACGAATACGAAGCCGGCTTCGACGAGGACGGCCGTATTCTCGGCGCCCGCGTCGAGATCGCGTTGCGCGCGGGGTTTTCGGCGGACCTGTCGGGCGCCGTCGCGACGCGCGCCGTGTGCCACTTCGATAACGCGTACTACCTGTCGGACGTGGACATCGTCGCGCTGCCGTGCAAGACGAACACGCAGTCGAACACCGCGTTTCGCGGCTTCGGCGGCCCTCAGGGCGCGCTCGTCATGGAAGTGATGATGGACGGCATCGCGCGCGAACTGAAGCGCGATCCCCTCGAGGTGCGCCGCGCGAATTTCTATGGCATCGACACGCGCAACGTGACGCCATACGGCCAGACCGTCGAAGACAACGTGATCGCGCCGCTGACGGATGAACTGATCGAGTCGAGCGACTACACAGCGCGGCGCGCGGCGATTGCCGCGTTCAACGCCTCGAGCCCCGTGCTCAAGCGCGGCCTCGCGTACTCGCCGGTGAAATTCGGCATCTCGTTCAACGTGCCGTTCCTGAATCAGGCGGGCGCGCTCGTGCACGTCTACAAGGACGGCTCAGCGCTCGTGAATCACGGCGGCACCGAAATGGGCCAGGGACTGAACACGAAGGTCGCGCAAGTGGTCGCGAACGCATTCGGCCTGCCGCTCTCGCGCGTGCGCGTGACGGCGACGGATACATCGAAAGTGGCGAACACATCGGCCACCGCCGCGTCCACAGGCAGCGACCTGAACGGCAAGGCGGCCGAAGCCGCCGCGCACGCCATCCGGGAGCGCCTCGCGGTGCTGGCCGCGAAAGAACTCGGCGGCGAAGCGAAGGACGTGACCTTCGAAAACGGTGAAGTACGCGCGAACGGTGCGGCGATGCCGTTTGCACAACTGGTCGGCGCAGCGTATCTCGCGCGCATCCAGTTGTGGTCCGACGGTTTCTATGCAACGCCGAAAGTGCATTGGGATGCGAAGACGCTGACGGGCCATCCGTTCTACTACTTCGCTTATGGTGCGGCGGTATCCGAAGTCGTGATCGATACGTTGACGGGCGAATGGAAGCTCGTGCGCGCCGACGTGCTGCACGACGCAGGGCAGTCGATCAATCCCGCCATCGACCTCGGCCAGGTGGAAGGCGCATTCATCCAGGGCATGGGCTGGCTCACGACGGAAGAACTCTGGTGGAACCGCGACGGCCGTCTGATGACGCACGCGCCGTCGACGTACAAGATCCCCGCCGTCAGCGACACACCCGCCGCGTTCAACGTGAAGCTGTACCACAACCCGAACGCGGAGCCGACCGTGTTCCGCTCGAAGGCCGTCGGCGAGCCGCCGCTGTTGCTGCCGTTCTCCGTGTTTCTCGCGATCCGCGATGCCGTCGCGGCCACCGCGCCCGATGCACCGCACGCGCCTGCACTGCGCGCGCCCGCGACGCCCGAGGCCATCCTCGATGCGATCGATGCGCTGAACACAAGCGCGCCTGTTGCAACAATCGCCGCAGTGGCCAGTCCAACTTCGCAGGAACCTGCGGGCGCGGGCACGACCGCCTAG
- the xdhA gene encoding xanthine dehydrogenase small subunit, with product MTTQTIRFYHQGTVREISGAPASRTVLQHLREDLRCTGTKEGCAEGDCGACTVVVGELDSRGQLALKAVNACIQFLPTLDGKALFTVEELRAASGTLHPVQEALVDCHGSQCGFCTPGFAMSMWALYENHPAGAGLPTRDEINTALSGNLCRCTGYRPIVEASQKMFDEQQYPRVALDRAAVVEALQSIQRNDTFEYRAPDTRGTDYGTPAFFAPVTLDAFAALRAQHLHARLLAGSTDVGLWVTKQFRDLGDILYIGNVTELKTIERDAQTLTIGAAVSLEDAYAALTADYPELAELWTRFASLPIRNAGTLGGNVANGSPIGDSMPALMALNALVVLQRERKTRTLPLDAFYVGYQKTALEPGEFVAAIRVPRPAPDLRFRTYKVAKRYDQDISAVCGAFALRIVDGAIADARIAFGGVAATPKRAQHAEAALKGAAWDAATTQRAMDALAADYQPLTDMRATSAYRLKVARNLLWRFHLETRDANPLALCDVNAFAFDTAAMPAAGAQEQRP from the coding sequence GTGACAACGCAAACCATCCGCTTCTATCACCAGGGAACCGTCCGCGAAATCAGCGGCGCGCCCGCTTCGCGCACCGTGCTCCAGCACCTGCGTGAAGACCTGCGCTGCACAGGCACCAAGGAAGGCTGCGCGGAAGGCGATTGCGGCGCTTGCACGGTCGTCGTCGGCGAACTGGATTCGCGCGGACAACTCGCGCTCAAAGCCGTCAACGCGTGCATCCAGTTCCTGCCAACCCTCGACGGCAAGGCGCTCTTCACGGTCGAAGAGCTGCGCGCCGCGAGCGGCACACTGCATCCCGTTCAGGAAGCGCTGGTCGACTGCCACGGCTCGCAGTGCGGGTTCTGTACGCCCGGCTTCGCAATGTCGATGTGGGCGCTGTACGAGAACCACCCCGCAGGCGCCGGCCTGCCGACCCGCGACGAAATCAACACCGCCCTCTCCGGCAACCTGTGCCGCTGCACCGGCTACCGCCCGATCGTCGAAGCGTCGCAGAAAATGTTCGACGAGCAGCAGTATCCGCGCGTCGCGCTGGACCGCGCCGCCGTCGTCGAGGCGTTGCAATCGATCCAGCGAAACGACACCTTCGAATACCGCGCGCCCGACACGCGCGGCACCGACTACGGCACGCCCGCTTTCTTCGCCCCCGTCACGCTCGACGCGTTCGCCGCGCTGCGCGCGCAGCATCTGCATGCGCGGCTGCTGGCGGGCAGCACCGACGTCGGCCTGTGGGTCACGAAACAGTTCCGCGATCTGGGCGACATCCTGTATATCGGCAATGTCACCGAGCTGAAGACGATCGAACGCGACGCGCAGACGCTGACAATCGGCGCGGCCGTGTCGCTGGAAGACGCGTATGCCGCGCTGACAGCCGACTATCCCGAACTCGCCGAATTGTGGACACGCTTCGCGTCGCTGCCGATCCGCAATGCGGGTACGCTCGGCGGCAACGTCGCGAACGGTTCGCCGATCGGCGATTCGATGCCGGCGCTGATGGCGCTCAATGCGCTCGTCGTGCTGCAGCGCGAGCGCAAGACGCGCACATTGCCGCTCGACGCGTTCTACGTCGGCTACCAGAAGACGGCGCTCGAACCCGGCGAGTTCGTCGCGGCGATCCGCGTGCCGCGCCCCGCGCCGGATCTGCGCTTTCGCACCTACAAGGTCGCGAAGCGCTACGACCAGGACATCTCGGCCGTGTGCGGCGCGTTTGCGCTGCGCATCGTCGATGGCGCGATCGCCGATGCGCGCATCGCATTCGGCGGCGTGGCCGCGACGCCGAAGCGCGCGCAGCACGCCGAAGCCGCGCTCAAAGGCGCGGCGTGGGACGCCGCCACCACGCAACGCGCGATGGACGCGCTCGCCGCCGACTATCAGCCGCTCACCGACATGCGCGCGACCAGCGCCTATCGACTGAAAGTGGCGCGCAATCTGCTGTGGCGCTTCCATCTGGAAACACGCGACGCCAATCCGCTCGCGCTGTGCGACGTCAATGCGTTCGCATTCGACACAGCCGCGATGCCGGCCGCGGGCGCACAGGAGCAGAGGCCATGA
- a CDS encoding disulfide bond formation protein B, producing MIIDNVTLRRERSLLVLLGLVCLALVGGALYLQFVEHEDPCPLCIIQRYFYLLIAIFAFLGARIRGWTGVRLLELLALLSALGGLVTAARHVYVQSHPNFSCGFDALQPIVDGLPPAHWLPGVFKVAGLCETPYPPILGISLPGWSLIGFVVAFVALAFSLWRNRRAR from the coding sequence ATGATTATCGACAACGTTACATTGCGCCGCGAGCGCAGTCTGCTCGTTCTACTCGGTTTGGTCTGTCTCGCGCTCGTTGGGGGCGCGCTTTATCTTCAGTTCGTCGAGCATGAAGATCCTTGCCCATTGTGCATTATCCAGCGCTATTTCTATCTGCTGATCGCGATCTTCGCGTTTCTCGGCGCGCGGATTCGCGGCTGGACGGGCGTGAGGCTGCTCGAACTGCTGGCGCTTTTGTCGGCGCTCGGCGGGCTGGTGACGGCCGCCCGGCACGTGTATGTGCAGTCGCATCCGAACTTCAGCTGCGGGTTCGACGCGTTGCAGCCGATCGTCGATGGTCTGCCGCCCGCTCACTGGCTGCCTGGCGTGTTCAAGGTCGCGGGGCTGTGTGAAACGCCGTATCCGCCGATTCTCGGGATTTCCCTGCCCGGCTGGTCGCTGATCGGGTTTGTGGTGGCGTTTGTTGCGCTTGCTTTTAGTCTTTGGCGGAATCGCCGGGCACGGTAG
- a CDS encoding amidase — translation MTTATSPAASPDSTPFPPLAQLAADLAAGRTTSRALVEAALERIADPAGQGAAVFVRVDASNARATADAHDRLRAAGTVLSPLAGIPVSVKDLFDIEGQVTRAGSKVLADAAPATSDAPAVARLKRAGAVIVGRTNMSEFAFSGIGLNPHYGNPLSPYRRGVKGDERVSGGSSSGAAASVADGMAAVALGSDTGGSLRIPAALCGLTGFKPTADRVPKQGGVPLSPTLDAFGPIGATVACCALVDRILAGLEPVVPAARRLEGVRLGVLNHFVTDDLEPEVAQAYDAALKHLEAAGAIVSDVRFAPLDRLAAINRFGFSPIEAYAWHRPLLEAQRDAYDPRVLARILKGQPATAADYLDLLAERAAVLAEAHAMWQRFDAVVAPTVPIVPPRVAGLVDDDEAFFRANGLVLRNPSAFNFLDACAISLPCHPRGGAPVGLMLAAAPHADDALLGTGRAVEAVLNTIR, via the coding sequence ATGACCACCGCCACGTCACCCGCCGCGTCACCCGATTCAACGCCCTTCCCGCCGCTCGCCCAGCTCGCCGCCGATCTTGCCGCCGGCCGCACCACCAGCCGCGCGCTCGTCGAAGCGGCGCTCGAACGCATCGCCGATCCCGCCGGCCAGGGCGCCGCCGTTTTCGTGCGGGTCGACGCCAGCAACGCACGAGCCACGGCCGACGCGCACGACCGTCTGCGCGCGGCGGGCACCGTACTGTCGCCGCTCGCGGGCATTCCCGTGTCGGTGAAGGATCTGTTCGACATCGAAGGACAGGTGACGCGCGCCGGCTCGAAAGTGCTCGCGGATGCCGCGCCCGCGACCTCGGACGCCCCTGCCGTCGCGCGGCTCAAGCGCGCGGGCGCGGTGATCGTCGGACGCACGAACATGAGCGAATTCGCGTTCTCCGGCATCGGCCTCAACCCGCACTACGGCAATCCGCTGTCGCCGTACCGGCGCGGCGTGAAGGGCGACGAACGGGTGTCGGGCGGATCGTCGTCGGGCGCGGCGGCGTCGGTGGCGGACGGCATGGCGGCCGTCGCGCTCGGCAGCGACACGGGGGGCTCACTGCGCATTCCTGCCGCCCTGTGCGGCCTGACCGGCTTCAAGCCGACCGCCGACCGCGTGCCGAAGCAAGGCGGCGTGCCGCTCTCGCCGACGCTCGACGCCTTCGGTCCGATCGGCGCGACGGTCGCATGCTGCGCGCTCGTCGACCGGATTCTCGCCGGGCTGGAGCCGGTCGTCCCGGCTGCGCGGCGGCTGGAAGGCGTGCGTCTCGGCGTGCTGAACCATTTCGTGACGGACGATCTCGAGCCGGAAGTCGCGCAGGCCTACGACGCCGCGCTGAAGCATCTGGAGGCGGCGGGCGCGATCGTCAGCGACGTGCGCTTTGCGCCGCTCGACCGTCTCGCCGCGATCAACCGCTTCGGCTTTTCGCCGATCGAAGCTTACGCGTGGCACCGGCCGCTACTCGAAGCGCAGCGCGACGCGTACGATCCGCGCGTGCTCGCGCGCATCCTGAAGGGCCAGCCGGCGACAGCCGCCGACTATCTCGACCTGCTGGCCGAGCGCGCCGCCGTACTGGCCGAAGCGCATGCGATGTGGCAGCGCTTCGACGCCGTCGTCGCGCCGACGGTGCCGATCGTGCCGCCGCGCGTCGCGGGCCTGGTCGACGACGACGAAGCGTTCTTCCGCGCCAACGGCCTCGTGCTGCGCAACCCGAGTGCGTTCAATTTTCTGGACGCTTGCGCGATCTCGCTGCCCTGCCATCCGCGTGGCGGCGCGCCTGTCGGGCTGATGCTGGCCGCCGCGCCGCACGCGGACGACGCGTTGCTGGGAACAGGACGGGCCGTCGAAGCGGTACTGAATACGATTCGCTGA